A region of the Fusobacteria bacterium ZRK30 genome:
ACCCTAATGGAACCTCTAGAATAGCTGAAGTCGCAGAAATTTATAGTGAATTTGATGTGATTATAAATGTACAGGGAGATGAACCTCTTATAGAAAAAGAGATGATTAATGCTCTGATTACACCATTTTTAAAGGAACCAGACTTAAGTATGGCAACTTTAAAGCATAGGATAGATACTATAGAAGAGGTTGAGAATCCAAACAATGTAAAGGTAGTTACAACTAAAGGTGACTATGCAATTTATTTTTCTAGATCACCTATCCCATACCCGAGGGAACTGGATATGAAGAATTATTTTAAACATGTAGGAATATACGGATATAGAAGGGACTTTGTTATCAAATATTCACAGATGCCTCAGACACCTTTAGAGATATCCGAATCATTAGAGCAGCTTAGAGTTTTAGAAAATGGTTATAAGATAAAGGTTTTAGAGACACCCTATAAAATTGTAGGAGTTGATACTAAGGAAGATTTAGAAAGAGTTAGAAAAATAGTAAAAAAAGGTAAGATCACTATATAAAAAACTTTGTATAAGTTGGTGTAATATCATGTAATAAAAAAGGTGATCTCTTAAAATATAGAGATCACCTTTTATTTTATACATAAATAGTCATTAAAAAATTATTTTATAGGGATTGTTAATACTTGACCAGCTTCAATAACATCCGGGTTAGAGATATTGTTTTCTTCAGCTAATTTTTCCCAAGACATATTGTATTTTAATCCTATTCTGAATAAGTTATCTCCCTCTACAACAGTATAGTTTATAGGTGCTTCTTCTACCATTGGAACATCTTCAACGACAACTTCTTCTTCTATAGCAGTCTCTTCAACAACTACTGGCGCCTCTTCAGCTACTACCTCTTCTTCAACAACTACCGGAGTCTCCTCAACAACAACCTCAGTAACTACAGGTGTAGTTTCTATTTTCTCTTCCTTTGGTTCATTACTGCTGCATGCTACAAGTGATAGAGCTGCTAATAATATTAATAATTTTTTCATTAAAATCCTCCTGATTAATGTGATATTTATATGAGTATATTCCATAATTAGGGATTAGTCAATGTAAATATTAATTTTATTAATTTATTTTAATATTTCTAGAATTTTAAATGCAAGATCATCTTTTTTCATTTGTGGGATCTCTAAAATATTTTTTTCTTTATCGATAAAGAATACTTCATTGCTGTCATTTCCAAAAGCATTGGTAGAATTGGCTACTATGAGATTCAGGTTTTTTTTCTCTAATTTTTTCATAGCATTTTCAATTAGGTTATCAGATTCAGCAGCAAATCCAATAAGAATTTGTTCTTTTTTTCTCCTACCCATCTCCATTAGGATATCTGGATTTCTAGTCAATTCAAAAACCAGATCTCCATCATTTTTTTTGATTTTAGAGTCTGAATACTCTTTTATTCTATAATCTGCCACAGCTGCACAGCCGATGGCGATATCCATATTTTCAAACTTACTAAAGACAGCCTCATACATATCGTTAGCACTCTTCACAGATATAAATTCTACCCCATTTGGAACTTCAAGATTAGTCGGCCCGCTGACTAAGGTAACATTGGCTCCTAATTGAGCACTTGCAGCTGCCAGGGCATATCCCATCTTGCCTGTAGACCGGTTGCTCAGATACCTGATAGGATCGATGGCTTCCTCAGTAGGACCAGCTGTAATCAATATATTTTTTCCCTCTAAAAATCTTTCCCTTTCTAAAGATTCAAAGTAGTTATTTACAATATCAACTATGTCGGTTTCTTTTTTTAGTCTTCCCTTAGCTACCCAGTCACAGGCAAGCTGACCTGAATCTGCATCGATAAAACTATATCCATATCCTTCTAATTTTTTGATATTATCTTTTAAGATGGGATTGTTATACATATTTACGTTCATAGCCAGAGCAAAATAAGTAGGAGCACAAGATGCAGAGATCACAGTAGAAAGCATATCGTCAGCTATACCATTTGCCACCTTCCCAATGATATTATAGGTAGCAGGTGCTATTAAAACCAGGTCAGCCCAGTCAGCCAAGTTTATATGTTCCACATCTATGTTTGATTTTTCTGCCCACATATCAATGGCTACTCTGTTTTTAGACAGGGTTTCCAAAGTAAGAGGGGTTATTATTTCAGTAGCATTTTTGGTCATTATGACCTTTACATTGTATCCGTTTTTCTTTAAAAGAGAACAGATATTAGCAGACTTATAGGCTGCAATACCTCCGGTAATTCCTAATAATATATTTTTATTCATTGATATATCTCCTTTTTTTACAATTTTCATTTAATTTGAGGTTTTTATATTTATAAGTATAGCATACTAAAAAAAAAAGGAAAAATATGATTTTAGCAAATAAATGTTAACAATGAGGGGTGGTTGGATGAGTCTTAAAAGAAAAATTTTTACCTTAACTTTTTTTACAGCAACAATACCTATATTGATCATTTCTGTAATTACATTATATATATTCTCTGGGAAAATGAAGGAAGTACAAAGTCAAAAAATGGACTTAATCAGTCAAAATATAGAGCAGTCTATTCAAAATGAAATCAATTCTGTCAGTGAAACTCTTGAACATTTAGCTAATACATATAACGAAAAGCATGAAGGCCTAACCTCATTAAATTTTCAAATAAATAATGAATACAGACTTAAACATATGTTTTACCATATGAAGGATATAGCTGAGAAGAAAAAATCTATAAAATTTATAGCCTTTGGAAGTTCCGATAAGAAAATAGTCTTTGATGATCTAGCTGAAGATCAAAATTTACCATCTAGTTATGATCCTACAACAAGGCCATGGTATACAGGAGCTCTTAATTCTAAAGGAACCTATCTATCAAAAATTTTTATCCATGCAGGTACAGGAAATCCCATAGTAACACTATCTAAAAAAATTGAATTAGATGATGAAATAATAGGTGTGTTGGTAGCAATGATTGATTTGTCTCATATAGAGGATGAAATTTCAAAATTTAAAATTGATAATACAGGGTCATTTTTCATAGTGGATAAGAATAATAGAATTTTAGTAGATGGAGGAGATAACAAGAAAAACTTTAATTATATATCAAAAATGGATTTATTTTCCAAAGATCATCTTGAAATTATAAAAAAGACTCCCATGGGAAAAAATCTTTACCATACAAAAAAAATACAAGACTTGGATATTCTTCTAATTGGAAGTATCTATGAAAAAGATATAAATAATACAATTTTAAGGTTGAGACTCTACATCATTGGGATAGTTCTGTTGACTATAATTTTTATTCTCATTATTTTATCTGTTATAAGTAAAAATTTTGACAGCTCTTTAAATCAATTATCTGGTGTTATTGACAGTATTTCTCAGGGGAACTATAATAAAAATATAGGTAAGTTAACCGAAATAATAGATGAAAAAAATGAATTAGGTTTTATCAATAGTGCCATAAAAAAAATGAATTATGAGATCATAAAAAGAGAGAATGATCTGAAATATATCTCTGAAACAGATCCATTGACGGGGTGTTACAATAGACGAGCAATTATAAATTTAATTGAAAAAGAAATAGAGCAGTCAAAGAACTATAATTTAAATTGTTCTTTAATTATGTTTGATTTTGATAATTTTAAAAAAATAAATGATACCTTTGGTCATCTATTTGGAGATACAGTT
Encoded here:
- a CDS encoding LysM peptidoglycan-binding domain-containing protein is translated as MKKLLILLAALSLVACSSNEPKEEKIETTPVVTEVVVEETPVVVEEEVVAEEAPVVVEETAIEEEVVVEDVPMVEEAPINYTVVEGDNLFRIGLKYNMSWEKLAEENNISNPDVIEAGQVLTIPIK
- the kdsB gene encoding 3-deoxy-manno-octulosonate cytidylyltransferase; its protein translation is MKFLGVIPARYASTRLEGKPLADIDGHSMIEWVYKRTLLSNLDMVVVATDNQLVYDKVKSFGGEVVMTSENHPNGTSRIAEVAEIYSEFDVIINVQGDEPLIEKEMINALITPFLKEPDLSMATLKHRIDTIEEVENPNNVKVVTTKGDYAIYFSRSPIPYPRELDMKNYFKHVGIYGYRRDFVIKYSQMPQTPLEISESLEQLRVLENGYKIKVLETPYKIVGVDTKEDLERVRKIVKKGKITI
- a CDS encoding sensor domain-containing diguanylate cyclase → MSLKRKIFTLTFFTATIPILIISVITLYIFSGKMKEVQSQKMDLISQNIEQSIQNEINSVSETLEHLANTYNEKHEGLTSLNFQINNEYRLKHMFYHMKDIAEKKKSIKFIAFGSSDKKIVFDDLAEDQNLPSSYDPTTRPWYTGALNSKGTYLSKIFIHAGTGNPIVTLSKKIELDDEIIGVLVAMIDLSHIEDEISKFKIDNTGSFFIVDKNNRILVDGGDNKKNFNYISKMDLFSKDHLEIIKKTPMGKNLYHTKKIQDLDILLIGSIYEKDINNTILRLRLYIIGIVLLTIIFILIILSVISKNFDSSLNQLSGVIDSISQGNYNKNIGKLTEIIDEKNELGFINSAIKKMNYEIIKRENDLKYISETDPLTGCYNRRAIINLIEKEIEQSKNYNLNCSLIMFDFDNFKKINDTFGHLFGDTVLKEVSKVILSNVKNTDIFGRYGGEEFLILLPDTQLREGIIIAERLRVTIEKMTWEYDTIITVSMGVVKKLPNDTLDLILGRVDNLLYRAKKNGRNRVEYEK
- the coaBC gene encoding bifunctional phosphopantothenoylcysteine decarboxylase/phosphopantothenate--cysteine ligase CoaBC, coding for MNKNILLGITGGIAAYKSANICSLLKKNGYNVKVIMTKNATEIITPLTLETLSKNRVAIDMWAEKSNIDVEHINLADWADLVLIAPATYNIIGKVANGIADDMLSTVISASCAPTYFALAMNVNMYNNPILKDNIKKLEGYGYSFIDADSGQLACDWVAKGRLKKETDIVDIVNNYFESLERERFLEGKNILITAGPTEEAIDPIRYLSNRSTGKMGYALAAASAQLGANVTLVSGPTNLEVPNGVEFISVKSANDMYEAVFSKFENMDIAIGCAAVADYRIKEYSDSKIKKNDGDLVFELTRNPDILMEMGRRKKEQILIGFAAESDNLIENAMKKLEKKNLNLIVANSTNAFGNDSNEVFFIDKEKNILEIPQMKKDDLAFKILEILK